CCAGGGCTGGCCCAGTTCTTCGCTGGTTTTTGCCTGATAAACAACGGGTTGTATCTTGCCGTAGGCGCTTGGAGCGGCGTCGGCGACTGCGGCGAGCTGCTTCGGCACGGAGCCCCGGCGTGGTCGCTTGTCGCAGCGGGCGCCTTCGCGACTGCGGCCGGCTTGATGCTGTGGCATCGTTTGGGTTCGCCGTATGATGCCCTGACTGCGGGCCGGCAGCTTGGCTGGCCAGTCGTCGCGGTGAGTCTGGGCGCCTTTGTTTTGGTCGCGGGAGTCGCAAGCGTCGTCTCGGGATGACGAGTCCGCTGCGAGTTGGCGCTTGGGCCGTCGGCCACGGCGCCGCCCCTGGTTCGCGGTCTATGATGAGGCGACCGCCGACATGGCGACGGCGTGAATGACGCTAGCCCGGACTGCCGCAATGTCTCGCTCTGTTGAACTCACCGACGCCGAGTTGATTGCGGCGTGCGACGTGCGCCGAACACGCGCTAGCGGGCCGGGGGGGCAACATCGCAACAAGGTCGAGACGGCCGTGGTCTTGACCCATCGAGAGTCGGGGATCGTCGCCGAGGCGAACGAACGCCGCAGTCAGGCGGAAAACTTGGCCAGGGCCCTGTTCCGGCTGCGTTTGAAACTGGCCGTCGAGCTGCGCGACGCGAGTTGGTCGACGCCCTCGCTGCGGTGGCGGGGCCGAGTGCAGCAAGGCCGGATTCGCGTGAACCCCCAGCACCCGGATTTCCCGCCCTTGGCGGCCGAGGCGCTCGACGCCCTGGCTGCTCATGCGTGGGACGTCGCCGCGGCGGCCGAACGGCTTGGCGTCACCGCGAGCCAGTTGGTCAAGTTGCTCAAGCTGGAACGCGCGGCGCTTGAGCGGCTCAACGCCGCCCGAGCGGAGGCGGGACTGCATCCGCTGCGGTGAGCGGGCGCCGCCCGCTCATGGTCGTGGGACAACGTCTAATCCCACCACCACTGATCGGCGGGAAGGTCCTTCAGATCGATCTCGTCGCGGGCCTTCGCCGCGGAGCCGTCGTCGCTGAGCATGTTGGCCGGGTCGATCGCTTGCTCGGCGCGGATCTCGACGCCCCCCCCGACGGGGGTCAGCAGGCGGTTGCCCTTCCACATCGCATTCACCGCAGTGGCGACGTGCTTGGGGGCGTTGTAGCTTTCGAGCTTGTACTGCGATTCGTCGCCCAGGGCGCCTAGCGACAGCCCAGCCGCCTCGTAGTAGCCCTGGTGCTTGATGAACGCCGCGGCGATCAGCATGTCGATGCAGTTGCGCAACTGGCCGTAGACTGGCTCCATCTCGGCGAGCTGCGGATACCGCTCGGTAAAGCCGCGAGTGAACTTCTGGCTGGCTCCGCTCTGGCCTTGCGTTCCGGCGCGACCGCCGCTGGCGTCGACGACTTCGTCCTCGCCGACAAGCTTCACGCCGTTGCCGACGAACTCGGCGGCGTTCTTGTCTTCGCTGACCTTGATCCGTTGGTAATTGGGAACGAAGTACCACCGCTGCAGGGCGTTGCGGGCGATCGTCGCGGCGTTGGCCAGCGACACGAAGCTGGCGATCCGCACCGGCGGCCGTTCAAGCCCGATGCCGATCAGCTTCATCCGATAATCGGCCTCGACCATCACCTGGGCGAAATGGGTGTTCGCCGGGACCCCTCCGACGGTGATCGTCTGCATGCCGAGGCTGTCCTGCAGCCCCTCGACGATCATCTCCTCATCGTTGAAATTGATCGTGCGGCCGACTTGGCCGAGGAACTCCTGCATGCGGGCGAGCCCGTCCTGCGTGGGGTCGATCGAGCAGTAGACGAACGAGCTTCCCTGGCTCTCGGGGGCGAAGACGCGGAGCGCCGCCGCGAGGTCCTGCAGTTCCATCGTCGGGCGGCCGGTCTCCAGACCGATGACCCGACCCGCGGGGGTTTCGAACCAACCCTCGGCAGGACCGGCCAGGACGACGTCCTTCGTATCGGGGTAATAAAACACGTACTGGATGCGGGTCAGGCCGGCGAGGTGCTTCATCACGTCGTCGGGGCCATGGCCCTCGGCGATCGACTGATTGACGAGTCGCACGAGCCGCGTCAGCGAGACCTTGCGCAGTTGGCTGGGGCGAGCCAATTTGCCCTCGAGCTTGGCGACGGCCTGCTGGGCCCGCATGATCATGAGTTGGCCGGTGGGATCGACGTCGGTGAGACTGCGCACGACGCCGTCGGCGTCGACCGCGACGCCGGACAAGGGGCCCGTGCCGATCGTGCCGCCGCCGGAGCCGAACTGACCGCCGCCGCTGCCGCCGGCGCCGCCGAACTGACCGCCGCCGCCGCCGCCGCCGCCGCCGGAGCCGAACTGGGCCCACGTCGCGGCAGGAGCCAGGGCGATCATCGCGGCAACCAGCGCTCCGCCGACAACCCGACCGAGAACCGACGAACGAACATACGACGACATGATGACCTCAGGGCGAGTCGCGTGATGGAGCAGGGCGCGGCATTGCGCGATTGGCCCGAGGGACGAACCAGCGCGAACAGCGACCTGCCAAGGCGGCGAGAAACTCTGTTCCATTTTGGCCAGCGCCGCGGTCGCAGTCGTGCGATTGGGGAAGAGCGCCGTCGGGCGCGATCCGGGAATCGGCGCAAACTGGGCGGGGCTGGATACTTTCGATCTTAATTGCCCTCCGCCGGGGTCGCAAGAAAACGGCGGCCAAACCGGGCCTTTCTGGCCTTGGAACCGTACCACCGGCAGCGTTTGCCCGGGCGACCGCTACGGTCGGCGCCACCGGCAAGCTCGGGGGCCGGGGAGGGCGGATTTCCCGTGCCCGACGTTGCTTTTTGGCATCACCGCCCTTCCCAGGCGCTACATTTTAACAACCATCGGTCCGCGCCGCGGCGAACAGCCCGCTGCGCCGCACCGGGGCGCCCTCGCACTCCCCCCCATGAACCTCTCGCTCCCCATCCGCGCCGTTCGCTTGGCGTTGGTCGGCTTCGTGCTGATCAGCGCGGGGGGAGGCTGCGCCGGGTTGCCGCGGATCGATCCCAGCGGGGAGCGGATCCTCCTCTGGCCCAAGGACCAGCCCCAGGCTGCGCTCCCGGCGTTTCCCACGAACCCCACGGCGCCCCCCGTCCTGACCGACGCCGCTTTCCCGACGTATCCCGCGACCGCGGTCGGGGGCGTCCCCGGGGCGCCGCAAGCCGTCACCGCGGCGCTGACGACTCCTCGCGACACGGTCACGATCACCCCCGAGCGGATCCTCGCCCCGGTCGGCAGCGAGGTGGTTCTCAAAAGCGGCATTTGCACCGCCGACGGCTACACCCTGGCCGATCAGAAGGTCGAGTGGATGCTGGGCCGCAACGGCGTGGGGCAGTTCGTCGAAGTGAGCGGCAAGGGGTGGTTCCACCCGCCGCTGCTCCCCTGGAATCAGCCGAAGAAGGTCGACAACTATCTCGCCTACGGCTACACGGCCAATGGCCCCTTGTGCATCACGCGCGGCACGGACGACCCGAGCGACGACGTCGAGATTCTGCGCGGCGACGCCTGGATCAGCGTTCATTCGCCGGTCGAGGGGACCAGCTATGTCACGGCGTTCGCACCTGGCGTCGAGGGCTGGGGCGAGCGCCGCAAGAGCGCGGTCATCTACTGGGTCGACGTCCAGTGGTTGTTCCCCCCCGTCGAAGTCGCCAGCAGCGGTCGGCCGGAAACGCTCACGACGACCGTCACGCGGCAGTCGGACGGGACGCCGGTCGAAGGGTGGATCGTCAAGTACGAGGTCGACGACGGCGGCGCCGCGGGCGCGGCGCAGGTGGCCGAAGTGCGCACCGGGGCCGACGGACGAGCGTCGGTCGAGGTCTCGCCCACCGCGGCGGGGGCCTCGACCAGCCGCATCCGCACGCAGCTCATTCGTCCGGCTCGTTACAGCGGCGGCGCCGAGCCGCAGTTGGTCGTCGCCAGCGGCGAGACCCTGATTCGTTGGACCGGCGACGCTCCTTATCTGCCGTCGACGCAACCGCCGCTGACCACGCCGTCGGCTCCCCCGACGACGCCGACGATCCCCAACATTCCGCCGGCCCCGGCGCGCAAGCCTCAGCTCGACGTCGAGATCGTCCGGCTCGATGCGGGCGAGGTGCAGGCCGGGGGATTGGCCAAGTTCGAAATCGTGGTTCGCAACGTCGGCGACGCGACGGCGACCGACGTGCGGCTCAACTGCAAGTTCACCCCCGGGTTGAGCCATGTCCGCGACACCGACAACGATCGGCAGATCGACACGGGCGACCTGGGACCGCTCGCTCCCGGCGCCTCGACGAGCGTGCCGCTCGAGTTCAACGTCCTGCAGGCGGGGCAATTGGCGCACGACGTGACGGTCACCTGCGCCGAGGCGGAGGCGGTGGCCGCGCGGGCGACGTTGACCGCTCGGCCCGCGCCGCGGCAGGCCCAGCCGGGGCTGCGCATCGAAAAGATCGGCCCGGCCCAGGCGACGGCCGGCCAGTCGGCGTTGTTCCGCGTGACGGTTCGCAACACGGGCGAGACGCCGCTGACGAACGTGGTCGTGGTCGACGAGTACCCGGCCGGCTTCCTGCAAGCCAAGCCGCGGCAAGCGGGCTACTCGCTCGTCGGAGGGAACATTCGTTGGGTCATCCCCGCGATGCAGCCGGGCGATCTGCAGCAGTTCGACGTCGATTGCCTCTGCCTGCAGCAGTCGCTGCGGGTGACGACCACCGCCACGGCCAGCGCCGAGACGGGGCCCGACTCGGCGCCGATTCGCAATTCGGCCGAACATCGGCTGGAGATCCTGCCGGCGCAGGGGGGGGCGGTCGGTCCGGGAGGCGGAGGCGCGGCGCCTGGGGCGGGCTCGCTGCGGATTCGCGTCGCCCCGACCGCGGCCGAGGTCCGGGCAGGAACGCGGACGACGGTCTTCGTCTACGTCGAGAACGCCTCGCAGGCGAGCGATCGAGACGTGCAGGTGCGGATTCAAGTGCCGACGTCGTTGACGATCGACCCCAACGCCATTCAAGGCCCCTCGGGGGCGACGCCGCGGTTGCTTGGGAACGAAATTCAGTTCGCCGCGGTCAACGAAATCCGTCCGGCGGAGAGCTTTACCTACATGATCACGGTCACCGCGACGCAGGCCGGTTTCCCCGAGATCGTCGCTCAAGCGGCGAGCCGCAGCACTCCCGCGCCGGTCTTGCATCGGGCGACGATCGAGATCACCGGGCGATAGCCTGGATGCGGTCGAATGCGCCGAGAAGCGCGGCGGATCGGGTTCCCGCCGCTCACGTGCTCACGCAAGCGATCCCGCGGCAAGCATGTGCCAGGATGACATCGATACCGAAGCTGCCGCAACAAGGCGCTCGTGCTTTGACACAGGCTATATCTTGGGTTGGGGACGACGCAACCTGTCAACAGAGAGAGCCGGTGCGTCGTTCCCAACCCAAAAGCACGAGTTGACAAAGCACGAGGTTCGCCATGCCGCGATTCGTCTTGTTGCGTCACGTTACCCCTCCCGACTCGCCGCGTGCGAGTCATTGGGACTTTATGGTCGAGCGCGGCGCGGCTCTTGCGACGTGGGCCGTCGAGGAGTTGCCGTCGGCGTGGCGGCGCGGGCTCGGGGAGGACGCGACCGCCGAGGCGGAGGCGGTGAGGGCCTTGCGGTTGCCGGATCACCGGCTCGCTTACCTGGAGTACGAAGGCCCCGTGAGCGACGACCGCGGCGTCGTGTCCCGCACCGATGCGGGGGCGTGTACGGTCCTGCAGTGGAGCGAACGCAGCGTTCTGTTGCTGCTTGCCGGGGAGCGACTCGTCGGGCGGGTTGCGCTGCAGCTTGCCGAGGACGGCCATTGGTCGTTGCGAGCGGAATAGACCAAGGCGACTGCCGCGCCGGAGTCAGCGTCGCGGGCGGCGCGGGGCGGCGGCCGTTTGCGGCGCGGGTTCGTCCCCCAAGCGTCCTGCGATTTGCATCGTGCCCTCCCCCAGCGACAGCGAGGTCAACTGCCGACGCTCGCCGCCGCACACCTCGACGAGCCGGTCGAGCGGCACGTCCAGTTCGAGTCGGTCCGGCGCTTCGCGCCACGCGCCGACGACGTCGAGTTCCGTCAGCAGGGAGTCTGCGTGCGATCGCACGTAACTTGCCGGCAGCGCGATCGCTCCGGCGTGAGCGCGGACGAGGCGGAGCGTCGCGAGGTTCGGCGCACCGATCGTCGCCTCGACCTCGATCGACACGATCGCCGCGAGGCGGGGCGCCGTGTAGCGAAATCCCAAGAGGCACCCGCCAGCCGTGAACGCGACGCGGACGTCCGTCACCGAGGGGGGAAGCAGCGGAGCTTCTTCGCCGGCCAGCGCGGCGGCGAGCCAGCCGTTGACCTCGTCGGCGGTGAATTCGGCCGTCCAGGTTGCTGCGGGGCGGGACTCCGCGGCGAGCCGGGCGACGCGGGCTTCAAGCTGGGCCTTCGCCGCGGCCAACTCCGCAGCGTCGGCGGCCAGGGCCCGCTCGTAAAACGGCTGCGGTTGGACCAAGGCGGCCAGCGCAAGCAGATAGCTCGCTCCCGCCGCCGACAACAAAGCCGCCACGACGATCCCGGTGATGCGAAGCAAACGCGGCACGGCAAGCAGACTCAAGCGGCGACGGAGGGGAGACGCAGCGGGCAAGGAATCGTAGAAAGCCCCGCACCGGGCGTCAATTTCAGCCAAGTCCAAATCGTTGCGGCGTTGCGGCGTCCCGCTGACGCTGATAGCGGCTATCGCTTCCGTAACGCACGGCACTGCGGAGAATCGTGGTTTTGCCACGGAGGCGCGCCGTGGCGTGCGAACAATCAGGAACCACGGATCGACGACGGCTTTCTGATAGCATGCCAACGGGCGTTGGGAGTCGGCCGTCACTTTTCGCTGAGGAACCTGAGTCGCTCCGTGCGAACCGCGGTTCCACACGTTTCGCCGTGCCGCCGTGGCGACACCGTGCTTGCCGGCAAGCGGCGGCGCGCCCCTGACATTGACCGCGCGGGGCGTTTCACTAAAATCTTTCCACTCTTGACCTTACTGCGCATCCTGCCTCCTTTGAGCATTGCCGGCACGGGCTGCGGCTCAGTGCGCCGTGGCGCCGCCGCCGGCTCTTGATCCCGATGACCCACTTGATGACCGACGCCCCCGACAGTTCCGACTCGCTCGCCCCCGACGCCTCGAAGCTCGAAGCGGCTCGCCGCGCGAAAATGGCCCGGCTGGTCGAACTGGGAGTCGACCCCTGGGGCGGCCGGTTCGACGATCGGCAACTCATCGGCGACATCCGCGCCCGGCTTGGCGAGGTCGTCTACAAGCTTGCGGACGGCGCGACGGTTCCGCTCCCCGACTTCGCCGCCGTGCCCGAGGGGTTCAACTTTCGGCAGTGGAAGGCCGACCAGGGCAAAGGCGAGATCGTCGGCCCGCAGGTCCGTGCTGCGGGGCGGATCGTGTTGCACCGCGACAAGGGGAAGCTGCAGTTCATCGATCTGCGCGACATGACGGGCGACATCCAGGCGATGGTCGGTCAAAGCCAGGTCGGCGGCGACTGGGACGTCGTTCAGCAATTGGACCTGGGCGACATCATCGGCGTCGAGGGGATGTTGGGGGTCAGCAACACGGGCGAGGTGTCGATCTTCGCCGAGCGGGTGACGTTTCTCACGAAGAGCATCGAGACGCCCCCCGAGAAGCACCACGGGTTGAGCGACCCGGAGTTGCGCCAACGGCAGCGGTATCTCGACCTCGCCTACACGGCAGGGGTCATGCCGCGGTTCTTGGACCGCACGCGGATCGTCGCGTCGATTCGCCGGACGCTTGCCGACGAGGGATTTGTCGAGGTCGAGGGGCCGACGCTCCACTCGATCGCCGGCGGCGCCGCGGCGCGGCCGTTTGCGACGCATCACAACGCGCTCGACATTCCGCTGTTCATGCGCATCGCGCTGGAACTGCACCTGAAGCGGCTCTTGGTCGGCGGGATCGAACGCGTGTACGAACTGGGCCGGGTTTATCGCAACGAGGGGATCAGCCAGCGGCACAATCCCGAGTTCACGATGCTCGAGGTCTATCAGGCCCTGGGCGACTACCGCTCGATGATGGATCTCACCGAAGCGATCATCTGCAACGCGAT
The window above is part of the Pirellulales bacterium genome. Proteins encoded here:
- a CDS encoding DUF1598 domain-containing protein gives rise to the protein MSSYVRSSVLGRVVGGALVAAMIALAPAATWAQFGSGGGGGGGGGQFGGAGGSGGGQFGSGGGTIGTGPLSGVAVDADGVVRSLTDVDPTGQLMIMRAQQAVAKLEGKLARPSQLRKVSLTRLVRLVNQSIAEGHGPDDVMKHLAGLTRIQYVFYYPDTKDVVLAGPAEGWFETPAGRVIGLETGRPTMELQDLAAALRVFAPESQGSSFVYCSIDPTQDGLARMQEFLGQVGRTINFNDEEMIVEGLQDSLGMQTITVGGVPANTHFAQVMVEADYRMKLIGIGLERPPVRIASFVSLANAATIARNALQRWYFVPNYQRIKVSEDKNAAEFVGNGVKLVGEDEVVDASGGRAGTQGQSGASQKFTRGFTERYPQLAEMEPVYGQLRNCIDMLIAAAFIKHQGYYEAAGLSLGALGDESQYKLESYNAPKHVATAVNAMWKGNRLLTPVGGGVEIRAEQAIDPANMLSDDGSAAKARDEIDLKDLPADQWWWD
- the lysS gene encoding lysine--tRNA ligase, with translation MTDAPDSSDSLAPDASKLEAARRAKMARLVELGVDPWGGRFDDRQLIGDIRARLGEVVYKLADGATVPLPDFAAVPEGFNFRQWKADQGKGEIVGPQVRAAGRIVLHRDKGKLQFIDLRDMTGDIQAMVGQSQVGGDWDVVQQLDLGDIIGVEGMLGVSNTGEVSIFAERVTFLTKSIETPPEKHHGLSDPELRQRQRYLDLAYTAGVMPRFLDRTRIVASIRRTLADEGFVEVEGPTLHSIAGGAAARPFATHHNALDIPLFMRIALELHLKRLLVGGIERVYELGRVYRNEGISQRHNPEFTMLEVYQALGDYRSMMDLTEAIICNAIAAISVPARAGASPPPTHSSSTAGGDAAARNYVLPWGDKTIDFTPPFARKTYAELFAEHAGVDPDDDAAVANLAQSLGMETAGRHPDVVKSDVFEERVEGALTGPIFVMDYPASICPLTKRKRDNPAVAERFELFVHGMEVANAYTELNDPDLQEQLFKQQLAGMSEEDSMAKMDDDFIRALRHGMPPAGGLGVGIDRLVMLLTNSQSIRDVILFPLLRPEK
- a CDS encoding peptide chain release factor-like protein; protein product: MSRSVELTDAELIAACDVRRTRASGPGGQHRNKVETAVVLTHRESGIVAEANERRSQAENLARALFRLRLKLAVELRDASWSTPSLRWRGRVQQGRIRVNPQHPDFPPLAAEALDALAAHAWDVAAAAERLGVTASQLVKLLKLERAALERLNAARAEAGLHPLR
- a CDS encoding M50 family metallopeptidase; translated protein: MAILQRALFAIGACGTAWLLMQAVHEFGHVVGAWSTGARVERVVIHPLSIARTDVSGNQSPLVVTWCGPILGSLLPLAGWAALREMPSPSPGLAQFFAGFCLINNGLYLAVGAWSGVGDCGELLRHGAPAWSLVAAGAFATAAGLMLWHRLGSPYDALTAGRQLGWPVVAVSLGAFVLVAGVASVVSG